In a single window of the Terrirubrum flagellatum genome:
- the malQ gene encoding 4-alpha-glucanotransferase, translating to MSDDILAALASKAGLSLTWRDQKGAEERVPPDTLRAVLTALALPCANDNDVRESLASLEIGAKDLGATRFLTTRVGEPVRLPLARGSEHSVEIELESGATFSTSITLGNDGAPMLPPFSEPGYHRVRADGTEFTIAVAPARCITIADRTGAPAWALAAQIYSLKRKGDAGIGDFGAVASFGRRAAESGADALAISPVHALFAAFPESYSPYSPSSRLFYNPLYADLSHAMPRKWIAQAIEDEGCAAEMERLESLPLIDWRASTSIKYALMHRLHARMLRSDTSDAAIADFAAFRSQASSLLRLHATYEAIQAYELNRNANARDWRNWLGDLRDPDGGGVRAFASEHADEISFHMFLQWLSGKSCSAAQSACRDAGMRIGLIADLAIGMDGGGSHAWSRQSDILQGLTIGAPPDYYSATGQDWALTTFSPRALETESYAPFIDTLRASMRHAGGLRIDHVMGMNRLWLIPTGAKPTEGCYVSFPSENLFRLMALESWRHKAVVIGEDLGTLPWGFREQLLSHGVAGLRVLRFERDQHGFRGVGSWDASAVALTMTHDLISTSGWWKGADLDPAPEGILQDDNPHSIRAWDRGLLWAAFQNEGLVEGERPAPENAAPVVDAAVRFIARTACELKVLTAEDALGVDDQPNVPGTITEKPNWRHRLQGDAADLLNREDAVRRMNYLAEANPRVEGA from the coding sequence ATGAGCGACGATATTCTCGCCGCACTCGCGAGCAAGGCCGGACTCTCGCTGACATGGCGCGATCAAAAGGGCGCCGAGGAGCGCGTCCCCCCCGATACGCTTCGCGCGGTTTTGACAGCGCTCGCCTTGCCCTGTGCAAATGACAACGACGTCAGAGAGAGCCTCGCATCGCTTGAGATTGGCGCAAAAGATTTGGGCGCGACGCGATTCCTGACCACGCGCGTGGGAGAACCAGTGCGATTGCCGCTTGCGCGTGGAAGCGAGCATTCAGTCGAGATTGAACTCGAAAGCGGCGCTACATTCTCTACGTCGATAACTCTGGGGAATGACGGCGCGCCAATGCTGCCGCCCTTTTCCGAACCAGGCTATCATCGTGTGCGGGCCGACGGAACCGAATTCACGATCGCCGTCGCGCCCGCGCGTTGCATCACCATCGCCGATCGGACAGGCGCTCCCGCCTGGGCGCTCGCCGCGCAGATCTACAGCCTGAAACGCAAAGGCGACGCAGGCATCGGCGATTTCGGCGCGGTCGCATCGTTCGGCCGTCGCGCGGCTGAAAGCGGCGCCGACGCGCTCGCGATCAGTCCCGTGCATGCGTTGTTCGCCGCATTCCCCGAGAGTTACAGTCCCTACTCGCCATCAAGCCGTCTCTTCTACAATCCGCTCTACGCCGATCTGTCGCATGCGATGCCGCGGAAATGGATCGCGCAGGCGATCGAAGACGAGGGCTGCGCCGCTGAAATGGAGCGTCTGGAGTCGCTGCCGCTCATCGATTGGCGCGCGTCGACAAGCATCAAATATGCGCTGATGCACAGACTTCATGCGCGCATGCTGCGAAGCGATACGAGCGACGCGGCCATCGCCGATTTCGCGGCCTTCCGCTCGCAGGCTTCCAGCCTGCTGCGCCTGCACGCGACCTACGAAGCAATTCAGGCTTACGAACTCAATCGCAACGCCAATGCGCGCGATTGGCGCAATTGGCTCGGCGATCTTCGCGATCCCGATGGCGGCGGCGTTCGCGCCTTCGCCTCCGAACATGCCGATGAGATCAGCTTTCACATGTTCCTGCAGTGGCTCAGCGGCAAATCCTGTTCGGCGGCGCAGAGCGCCTGCCGCGACGCCGGCATGCGCATCGGCCTCATCGCCGATCTTGCGATCGGCATGGATGGCGGCGGCAGCCACGCCTGGAGCCGCCAGAGCGATATTCTGCAGGGCCTGACGATCGGCGCGCCGCCTGACTATTACAGCGCGACGGGACAGGATTGGGCGCTGACCACCTTCTCGCCGCGCGCGCTGGAGACCGAGTCCTACGCGCCCTTTATCGATACGCTGCGCGCATCCATGCGCCATGCCGGCGGGCTGCGCATCGATCATGTCATGGGAATGAATCGTCTCTGGCTCATTCCCACGGGCGCAAAACCGACAGAAGGCTGCTACGTTTCATTTCCGTCCGAGAACCTGTTCCGGCTGATGGCGCTCGAATCCTGGCGTCACAAGGCTGTCGTGATCGGCGAAGATCTCGGCACATTGCCCTGGGGATTTCGCGAGCAGCTTCTCAGCCATGGCGTCGCGGGCTTGCGCGTGCTCCGCTTCGAAAGAGATCAGCATGGTTTCCGCGGCGTCGGATCATGGGACGCGAGCGCGGTCGCGCTCACCATGACCCATGATCTCATTTCAACATCGGGCTGGTGGAAAGGCGCCGATCTCGACCCGGCGCCAGAAGGAATTCTGCAGGACGACAATCCGCACTCCATCCGCGCTTGGGATCGCGGCCTGCTTTGGGCCGCGTTTCAGAATGAAGGCCTCGTCGAGGGAGAACGGCCGGCCCCGGAAAACGCCGCGCCTGTTGTGGACGCCGCCGTCCGCTTCATCGCGCGCACAGCGTGCGAGTTGAAGGTTCTGACCGCCGAAGACGCGCTCGGCGTCGATGATCAACCGAATGTGCCGGGAACGATCACGGAGAAGCCGAACTGGCGCCATCGCTTGCAGGGAGACGCCGCCGATCTGCTCAATCGCGAAGACGCGGTCCGCCGCATGAATTATCTCGCGGAAGCGAATCCTCGCGTAGAAGGCGCATGA
- the glgB gene encoding 1,4-alpha-glucan branching protein GlgB, producing the protein MIQASDFAPPPLSGEDLAALNEARHGDPFSFLGPHRIADRAFVVRAYLPGANAVDLQLGDDELAPMSHRADGLFEGVLVDRTDYKLRISWPGAIQRTADPYSFPEILTDVDLHLFNEGRHFDLAERFGANPASIRGVDGVSFAVWAPNAKSVSVIADFNGWDARRHPMRLLHGAGVWELFIPGVAPGAVYKYAIVAADGRRLPWKADPLARRTETPPRTASVVTPKLEFAWTDGEWMAARQSGALQAKPLSIYEVHVGAWLRTNHDHIPSWDEACERLVPYLTHMGFTHVELMPVMEHPFGGSWGYQPLSLFAPTSRLGPPEAFVRFVDACHKAGIGVLLDWVPAHFPSDDHGLAQFDGTALYEHQDPREGFHHDWNTLIYNIGRREVRGFLLASALWWLEKFHLDGLRVDAVASMLYRDYSRPHDQWIPNMYGGRENLEAISFFRELNDVIAARCPGAITIAEESTAWPGVTRPTEHGGLGFDFKWNMGWMHDTLRFFARDPVHRSYHLDDVTFGLIYAFSEQFILPLSHDEVVHGKGSLLSRMPGDDWRRFANLRLCLALMWGHPGKKLLFMGGEFGQQDEWNVDAAFPWPHPDDRYRQGCSTLVRDLNGLYRSQPALHVLDRSPQGFAWIIADDARNTVFAFRRSSGDAARDIIVIANMTTEPRHDYRVGVPRVGRWREILNTDSDRYGGSNVGNLGEISTESIPSHGEQQSLSLTLPPLGALMFVRRDA; encoded by the coding sequence GTGATTCAGGCCAGCGATTTCGCGCCTCCGCCTCTGTCCGGCGAAGATCTGGCCGCCTTGAACGAGGCGCGGCACGGCGACCCCTTTTCTTTTCTCGGGCCTCACCGGATCGCCGACCGCGCCTTCGTCGTGCGCGCTTATCTTCCCGGCGCCAACGCCGTGGATCTCCAGCTTGGCGACGACGAACTCGCGCCAATGTCGCACCGCGCCGACGGATTATTTGAAGGCGTGCTGGTCGACCGGACCGACTACAAATTGCGAATTTCCTGGCCAGGCGCGATCCAGCGCACCGCCGATCCCTATTCCTTCCCCGAGATTTTGACTGACGTCGATCTCCATCTCTTCAATGAAGGCCGCCATTTCGATCTCGCCGAGCGCTTTGGCGCCAATCCGGCGTCGATCCGCGGCGTCGACGGCGTCAGCTTCGCGGTCTGGGCGCCAAACGCGAAAAGCGTCTCTGTCATCGCCGATTTCAACGGCTGGGATGCGCGCCGTCATCCCATGCGCTTGCTGCACGGGGCCGGCGTATGGGAGCTCTTTATCCCCGGCGTCGCGCCGGGCGCGGTCTACAAATATGCAATCGTCGCCGCTGATGGTCGCCGGTTGCCCTGGAAAGCGGACCCGCTGGCGCGCCGCACGGAAACCCCGCCGCGAACCGCGTCAGTCGTGACGCCCAAACTGGAATTCGCCTGGACCGATGGCGAATGGATGGCGGCGCGCCAATCCGGCGCGCTGCAGGCGAAGCCGCTTTCGATCTACGAAGTCCATGTCGGCGCGTGGCTGCGCACCAATCACGACCACATTCCGTCATGGGACGAGGCATGCGAAAGGCTCGTTCCCTATCTCACGCATATGGGATTCACCCATGTCGAACTGATGCCCGTGATGGAGCATCCGTTCGGCGGCTCCTGGGGCTATCAGCCTCTTTCACTCTTTGCGCCGACATCTCGTCTCGGCCCGCCCGAAGCTTTCGTGCGGTTTGTCGACGCCTGCCACAAGGCGGGAATCGGCGTGCTGCTCGACTGGGTGCCCGCGCATTTTCCGTCCGACGATCACGGGCTCGCGCAATTCGACGGCACGGCGCTCTATGAACATCAGGACCCGCGCGAAGGTTTCCATCACGACTGGAACACGCTGATCTACAATATCGGCCGGCGCGAGGTGCGCGGCTTTCTGCTGGCCAGCGCGCTCTGGTGGCTCGAGAAATTCCATCTCGATGGCCTGCGCGTCGACGCGGTCGCCTCGATGCTCTATCGCGATTACAGCCGGCCGCATGATCAATGGATTCCGAATATGTATGGCGGCCGCGAGAATCTCGAAGCGATCAGTTTCTTCCGGGAGCTGAACGACGTGATCGCCGCGCGCTGTCCCGGCGCGATCACAATCGCTGAAGAGTCGACAGCATGGCCCGGAGTGACGCGCCCGACGGAGCATGGCGGCCTTGGGTTCGACTTCAAATGGAATATGGGATGGATGCATGACACGCTGCGCTTCTTCGCGCGCGATCCTGTTCATCGCAGCTATCATCTCGACGATGTGACGTTCGGCCTGATCTACGCTTTTTCCGAACAGTTCATTCTACCGCTCTCCCATGACGAGGTCGTGCATGGAAAAGGCTCGCTTTTGAGCCGCATGCCGGGCGACGACTGGCGGCGCTTCGCCAACCTCCGCCTGTGCCTCGCATTGATGTGGGGGCATCCCGGCAAGAAGCTGCTGTTCATGGGCGGCGAATTCGGACAGCAGGACGAATGGAATGTCGACGCGGCGTTTCCCTGGCCGCATCCCGACGATCGCTATCGACAGGGCTGCTCGACCCTTGTGCGCGATCTCAACGGCCTCTATCGCAGCCAGCCGGCCTTGCACGTTCTTGATCGCTCGCCGCAAGGCTTCGCCTGGATCATCGCGGATGATGCGCGGAACACTGTCTTCGCCTTTCGTCGCTCAAGCGGCGACGCTGCGCGCGACATCATCGTCATCGCCAACATGACGACGGAGCCTCGCCACGACTATCGCGTCGGCGTCCCCCGAGTCGGGCGCTGGCGCGAGATATTGAACACGGATTCCGATCGCTATGGCGGCTCGAACGTCGGAAATCTCGGTGAAATCTCAACCGAATCGATTCCAAGTCATGGCGAACAACAATCGCTGTCGCTGACCTTGCCGCCGCTCGGCGCCTTGATGTTCGTCAGGCGGGACGCATGA
- a CDS encoding DUF2934 domain-containing protein translates to MSREQIIRDTAYAIWEAEGRPSGRDRDHWAKAEQQVAMSMDASRQQGEEAAPIAKPAARKKAVRKQAI, encoded by the coding sequence ATGAGCAGAGAGCAAATCATCAGAGACACCGCCTATGCAATCTGGGAGGCGGAAGGGCGTCCGTCCGGGCGCGACCGGGATCATTGGGCGAAGGCCGAGCAGCAGGTTGCGATGAGCATGGATGCATCCAGGCAACAGGGCGAGGAGGCGGCGCCCATCGCAAAGCCCGCCGCCCGGAAGAAGGCCGTGAGAAAGCAGGCCATCTAG
- the glgA gene encoding glycogen synthase GlgA produces the protein MISSGSSDSRRPQAYEAPLEADSAAAIPSKAPTKLLFVTPEMGDYIKAGGLGEVSSALPRALRASCDVRVLIPAYRQVRLRHQNIEVVRQMPRTAALPPWSLGRFHTSDGLIIYAVLCDELFDRLGSPYGEFSGRDFPDNDLRFARLSLAAAEICAGEADPNWRPDVVHLNDWPSALTAGYLAWKNIRTPSLLTIHNLAYQGLFEPSRLQDLAIPSYAFGINGAEFHGKLSFLKSGVFYASHLTTVSETYSREITTPEHGCGLEGLLLTRMNEGRLTGIVNGIDESWTAPGEGEKDGARIFREWKKKNAREVRLAYGLSASSGPLFSIISRLVHQKGIDLSIGSARTILENDGQLVAIGRGEARLESALQDLARQHKGRVAARIGFDDQEARGLFAGSDFLLMPSRFEPCGLSQMYAQRFGALPIAYRTGGLVDTIEDGKSGFLFSQLSGDGLSGAVMRAMDAFKAKAPFRTMRRYAITRPFQWANSARRYASVYAAMAG, from the coding sequence ATGATCTCCTCAGGCTCCTCCGACAGTCGCCGGCCGCAGGCGTATGAGGCGCCGCTTGAAGCAGATTCAGCCGCTGCAATCCCTTCAAAAGCGCCCACCAAGCTTCTCTTCGTGACGCCCGAAATGGGCGACTACATCAAGGCCGGCGGCCTTGGCGAAGTTTCATCCGCTCTGCCGAGAGCTTTGCGCGCCTCGTGCGATGTGAGGGTCCTGATCCCCGCGTACCGACAGGTTCGCCTTCGCCATCAGAATATCGAGGTGGTGAGGCAGATGCCGCGCACAGCGGCGCTGCCGCCCTGGTCGCTCGGGCGCTTCCACACCTCCGATGGGCTGATCATCTATGCCGTGCTTTGCGACGAGCTTTTCGATCGCCTCGGTTCGCCCTATGGCGAATTTTCCGGCCGCGACTTCCCCGACAATGATCTGCGCTTCGCCCGGCTGTCGCTGGCGGCGGCGGAGATCTGCGCCGGCGAGGCCGACCCCAACTGGCGACCGGACGTCGTCCATCTCAATGATTGGCCGTCAGCCCTGACTGCCGGCTATCTCGCCTGGAAAAACATCAGGACGCCGTCGCTGCTGACCATTCATAATCTAGCCTATCAGGGCCTGTTCGAGCCGTCCCGCCTTCAGGACCTCGCAATTCCCTCATATGCGTTCGGCATCAACGGCGCCGAATTTCACGGCAAATTGTCCTTCCTGAAGTCGGGCGTGTTCTATGCGTCGCATCTGACGACTGTCAGCGAGACCTATTCGCGCGAGATCACCACGCCCGAGCACGGATGCGGCCTTGAAGGCCTTCTGCTCACACGCATGAACGAAGGACGATTGACCGGCATCGTGAACGGCATCGATGAAAGCTGGACCGCGCCGGGCGAGGGCGAAAAGGATGGCGCCCGCATCTTCCGCGAATGGAAGAAAAAGAACGCCCGCGAGGTCCGCCTCGCCTACGGACTGTCTGCGTCATCGGGCCCGTTGTTCTCGATTATCTCGCGCCTCGTTCATCAGAAAGGCATCGATCTCTCGATCGGGTCCGCGCGCACAATCCTTGAAAATGACGGCCAGCTCGTCGCCATCGGCCGCGGCGAAGCGCGGCTTGAATCGGCGCTGCAGGATCTCGCCCGCCAGCACAAGGGGCGCGTCGCCGCTCGCATCGGCTTCGACGATCAGGAGGCGCGCGGATTGTTCGCCGGCAGCGACTTCCTGCTGATGCCGTCGCGTTTCGAACCCTGCGGGCTGAGCCAGATGTACGCCCAGCGCTTCGGCGCGCTGCCGATCGCCTATCGCACCGGCGGCCTTGTCGACACGATCGAGGACGGCAAATCAGGATTTCTGTTTTCGCAATTGAGCGGCGACGGCCTTTCAGGCGCAGTGATGCGCGCCATGGACGCTTTCAAGGCGAAGGCGCCGTTCCGCACGATGCGGCGCTACGCGATCACCAGACCGTTTCAGTGGGCCAATTCGGCGCGGCGCTACGCCAGCGTCTATGCCGCGATGGCGGGATGA
- the glgX gene encoding glycogen debranching protein GlgX: MKPEIVASSLPSEMGLTPTADGAEIAVFSRNGDRVLMCLFDEAGDREIARLPLPCRTGDIHHGFIPGAKIGLRYGLRVEGPYKPGEGHRFDAGKLLVDPYARLIDRPYRWTPELAAPPSAEIDTAPFVPRGVLTDIIKEPFLHKENAPQFIYELPLKSFTRKLDVALKGEQDAFAALCDAQARNHLAKLGVSHIELLPIAAWMDERHLPALGLHNAWGYNPVTFMALDPRLSPLGSQAVAEAARRYREAGVGIILDIVFNHTAESDEHGATISLRGLDNAVYYRHAHDDPGQLVNDTGCGNTLALDRAPALRMAMDAVRHWRRCGVAGFRFDLATVMGRMEDGFSAEAPLLSAIRQDPELRDCILIAEPWDLGFGGYRLGDFPPPFREWNGRYRDDVRRFWRGDRDATGALATRLAGSADLFQRERRGPHASINYLAAHDGFTLADLVSHRDKHNEANGESNRDGSSENYSWNNGWEGTTDRTDIVIARKRDVRALLATLFVSRGVPMIQAGDEAGRSQNGNNNAYAQDNEAFWLDWAAMDQDLIAFVARLARFRREHPAITADEFFFGGADGTADVRWLRADGEAMRDADWSGANAFGMLIREEERRILITFNRGREPVDFRAPDDDRWREAWRSTGEIVSAKSNGSAVFTLPPRSVAAWRSGDDPA; the protein is encoded by the coding sequence GTGAAGCCGGAGATCGTCGCCAGCAGCCTTCCCTCCGAGATGGGGCTGACGCCGACGGCCGACGGCGCCGAGATCGCCGTCTTCAGCCGTAACGGCGACCGCGTTCTCATGTGTCTGTTCGACGAAGCGGGCGATCGAGAGATCGCGCGGCTCCCCCTGCCCTGCCGGACGGGCGACATCCATCACGGCTTCATCCCGGGCGCGAAGATCGGACTGCGCTACGGGCTGCGCGTTGAAGGTCCTTACAAGCCCGGCGAAGGACATCGCTTCGACGCCGGAAAACTTCTTGTCGATCCCTATGCGCGCCTGATTGATCGCCCCTATCGCTGGACGCCGGAACTCGCGGCGCCGCCTTCGGCCGAAATCGACACCGCGCCTTTTGTCCCGCGCGGCGTGCTGACCGATATCATCAAAGAGCCGTTCCTCCACAAGGAGAACGCGCCGCAATTCATCTACGAACTGCCGCTGAAATCCTTCACGCGAAAGCTCGATGTCGCGCTCAAGGGCGAGCAGGACGCCTTCGCGGCTCTCTGCGACGCGCAGGCTCGCAATCACCTTGCGAAGCTCGGCGTCTCCCATATCGAACTGCTGCCGATCGCGGCCTGGATGGACGAACGCCATCTGCCGGCGCTCGGGCTGCATAACGCCTGGGGCTACAACCCCGTCACCTTCATGGCGCTCGATCCGCGCCTCTCGCCGCTGGGATCGCAGGCGGTTGCGGAAGCCGCTCGTCGCTATCGCGAGGCCGGCGTCGGGATCATCCTCGACATCGTCTTCAATCACACCGCCGAGAGCGACGAACATGGCGCGACGATCTCGCTGCGCGGGCTCGACAACGCCGTCTATTACAGACACGCGCATGACGATCCCGGCCAGCTAGTCAACGACACCGGCTGCGGCAACACGCTGGCGCTTGATCGCGCGCCCGCGCTGCGCATGGCGATGGATGCCGTGAGACATTGGCGGCGCTGCGGCGTCGCCGGCTTCCGTTTCGATCTCGCAACGGTGATGGGGCGGATGGAGGACGGTTTTTCGGCCGAAGCGCCGCTCCTCTCCGCCATCCGGCAGGATCCCGAACTGCGCGATTGCATCCTCATCGCAGAACCCTGGGATTTAGGTTTCGGCGGCTATCGCCTCGGCGACTTCCCGCCGCCGTTCAGGGAGTGGAACGGCCGCTATCGCGACGATGTCAGGCGCTTCTGGCGGGGAGATCGCGACGCGACGGGCGCGCTGGCGACGCGGCTCGCGGGCTCCGCCGATCTGTTCCAGCGCGAACGGCGCGGGCCGCACGCGAGCATCAATTATCTCGCCGCTCATGATGGCTTCACCCTCGCCGATCTCGTCAGCCATCGCGACAAGCATAATGAGGCGAACGGCGAGTCCAATCGCGACGGTTCGTCGGAGAACTATTCCTGGAACAATGGCTGGGAAGGAACGACCGACCGCACCGACATCGTCATCGCGCGCAAGCGCGATGTGCGCGCGTTGCTCGCGACCCTGTTCGTCTCGCGCGGCGTTCCGATGATCCAGGCCGGCGACGAGGCCGGCCGCTCGCAGAACGGCAACAACAACGCCTACGCCCAGGACAATGAAGCGTTCTGGCTCGACTGGGCGGCGATGGATCAGGACCTCATCGCCTTCGTCGCCCGGCTCGCACGCTTCAGGCGCGAGCATCCTGCGATCACAGCCGATGAATTTTTCTTCGGCGGCGCTGATGGGACTGCCGATGTGCGCTGGCTGCGCGCCGACGGCGAAGCGATGCGCGACGCGGACTGGAGCGGCGCGAATGCGTTTGGAATGCTCATCCGCGAAGAGGAGCGGCGAATTCTTATCACTTTCAATCGGGGCCGCGAACCGGTTGATTTTCGGGCGCCGGACGATGATCGCTGGCGCGAAGCCTGGCGATCGACTGGTGAAATCGTGTCAGCAAAGTCCAACGGGAGCGCTGTCTTCACGCTGCCGCCGCGCTCGGTGGCAGCCTGGCGGTCCGGCGATGATCCGGCGTAA
- a CDS encoding glycogen/starch/alpha-glucan phosphorylase: MNDVQTQAAAARDGLAETTEFLKNEIIRKLTYSLGKNPAVAQSHDWLTAGILAARDHIVDIWHRTTRESYETGRKRVYYLSLEFLIGRSLADALNNLSLGEAMRRALGELGVDLDAIEVIEPDAALGNGGLGRLAACYMESMASTGVPALGYGIRYDHGLFAQRIVNGQQQEYPEDWLSFRNPWEFERRESAYQIGFGGAVQSAHNDAGSVWTPSEIVYAVAYDTPIIGWRGRDATTLRLWRSRAVHPMELDVFNRGDHLGALAARNRASAISNVLYPNDSTPAGQELRLRQEYFFTSASLQDLVRRHVRQFGAIDTLPDKVAIQLNDTHPALAVAEMMRLLVDEHKLEWEKAWEITQGCISYTNHTLLPEALETWPVALMERILPRHMQIIFVINARFLDGVRKSPEGASTDLSRISIIDEQHGRRVRMAHLAFIGSHKVNGVSALHSALMKQTVFAPLNAVCPGRITNVTNGITPRRWLLNANAGLTQLLSDVCGADVVDDVSKLDRLMPHIADADIQSRAQAARLANKAKLARFVKQELGILIDPQAMFDVQIKRIHEYKRQLLNILETIALYDSIRAEPYRDWAPRVKIFSGKAASSYVAAKQIINLINDVATIVNNDRATRDRLKVVFLPNYNVSVAEMIVPAADLSEQISTAGMEASGTGNMKLALNGALTIGTLDGANIEIQEHVGADNIFIFGMTASEVEHARQAPRDINDLQEKVAHLAGVLDAVAGGAFSPSDRDRYAGLVQSLRQNDWFMVLNDFDAYRTTQRRIDTLWSDRKEWWRMSLANTANCGWFSADRAIATYAKDIWGIPLNADAQQ, from the coding sequence ATGAATGACGTGCAGACACAGGCCGCGGCGGCGCGCGACGGCCTCGCGGAAACGACCGAGTTCCTGAAGAACGAGATCATCCGCAAGCTGACCTATTCGCTCGGCAAGAATCCGGCCGTCGCGCAGAGTCATGACTGGCTGACGGCGGGAATCCTTGCGGCGCGCGATCACATCGTCGACATCTGGCATCGCACGACGCGCGAGAGCTACGAGACCGGACGCAAGCGCGTCTATTACCTCTCGCTCGAATTCCTCATCGGCCGCTCCCTCGCCGACGCGCTCAACAATCTCAGCCTCGGCGAGGCGATGCGGCGCGCGCTCGGTGAACTCGGCGTCGATCTCGATGCGATCGAGGTGATCGAGCCGGACGCCGCGCTCGGCAATGGCGGCCTGGGGCGCCTCGCCGCCTGCTACATGGAGAGCATGGCGAGCACCGGCGTGCCGGCGCTGGGCTACGGCATCCGCTATGATCACGGCCTGTTCGCGCAGCGCATCGTCAACGGCCAGCAGCAGGAATATCCCGAAGACTGGCTATCCTTCCGCAATCCCTGGGAGTTCGAGCGCCGCGAAAGCGCCTATCAGATCGGCTTCGGCGGCGCCGTGCAGTCGGCGCACAACGATGCAGGCTCGGTGTGGACGCCGAGCGAAATCGTCTACGCCGTCGCCTATGACACGCCGATCATCGGCTGGCGCGGACGCGATGCGACGACGCTGAGGTTATGGCGTTCGCGCGCGGTGCATCCGATGGAGCTCGATGTTTTCAATCGCGGCGACCATCTCGGCGCGCTGGCGGCGCGCAACCGCGCTTCAGCAATCTCGAACGTGCTCTATCCCAATGACAGCACGCCCGCCGGCCAGGAATTGCGCCTGCGGCAGGAGTATTTCTTCACCTCGGCCTCGCTGCAGGACCTTGTCCGCCGCCATGTCAGGCAGTTCGGCGCGATCGATACGCTGCCGGACAAGGTCGCGATCCAGTTGAACGACACGCATCCCGCGCTCGCCGTCGCGGAAATGATGCGGCTGCTTGTCGACGAGCACAAGCTCGAATGGGAGAAGGCATGGGAGATCACGCAGGGCTGCATCTCCTACACCAATCATACGCTGCTGCCGGAAGCGCTGGAGACATGGCCGGTCGCGCTGATGGAGCGCATCCTGCCGCGTCACATGCAGATCATCTTCGTCATCAATGCGCGCTTCCTCGATGGCGTCCGAAAGTCGCCCGAAGGCGCCTCGACCGATCTGTCGCGCATTTCGATCATCGACGAGCAGCATGGCCGCCGTGTGCGCATGGCGCATCTCGCCTTCATCGGCTCGCACAAGGTCAATGGCGTCTCCGCGCTGCATTCGGCGCTGATGAAGCAGACCGTGTTTGCGCCGCTCAACGCCGTTTGCCCCGGCCGCATCACCAATGTGACGAACGGCATCACGCCGCGGCGCTGGTTGCTCAACGCCAACGCCGGCCTTACGCAATTGCTGAGCGACGTCTGCGGCGCCGACGTCGTCGACGATGTCAGCAAGCTCGACCGGCTCATGCCGCATATCGCCGACGCGGACATTCAGTCGCGCGCGCAGGCGGCGCGGCTCGCGAACAAGGCGAAGCTGGCGCGCTTCGTGAAGCAGGAGCTCGGCATCCTGATCGATCCGCAGGCGATGTTCGACGTGCAGATCAAGCGCATTCATGAATACAAGCGCCAGCTCCTGAACATCCTCGAAACGATCGCGCTTTATGATTCAATCAGGGCCGAGCCCTATCGCGACTGGGCGCCGCGCGTGAAGATATTCTCCGGCAAGGCGGCGTCGAGCTATGTCGCGGCGAAGCAGATCATCAATCTGATCAACGATGTCGCGACGATCGTGAACAATGACCGGGCGACGCGGGACCGGCTGAAAGTCGTGTTCCTGCCGAACTACAATGTCAGCGTCGCCGAGATGATCGTGCCTGCGGCCGATCTGTCGGAGCAGATCTCGACAGCCGGCATGGAGGCGTCCGGCACCGGCAACATGAAGCTCGCGCTCAATGGCGCGCTCACGATCGGCACGCTGGACGGCGCGAATATCGAGATTCAGGAGCATGTCGGCGCCGACAACATCTTCATTTTCGGCATGACGGCGTCCGAAGTGGAGCATGCGCGCCAGGCGCCGCGCGACATCAACGATCTCCAGGAGAAGGTCGCGCATCTCGCCGGCGTCCTCGACGCCGTCGCCGGCGGAGCGTTTTCGCCAAGCGATCGCGACCGCTACGCCGGTCTCGTGCAATCGCTGCGGCAGAACGACTGGTTCATGGTGCTGAATGATTTCGACGCCTATCGCACGACGCAGCGACGCATCGATACGCTCTGGTCCGACAGGAAGGAATGGTGGCGCATGTCGCTCGCCAATACCGCGAATTGCGGCTGGTTCAGCGCCGATCGCGCCATCGCGACCTACGCAAAGGACATCTGGGGAATCCCGCTTAACGCTGACGCGCAGCAATAG